One segment of Polyangiaceae bacterium DNA contains the following:
- a CDS encoding radical SAM protein codes for MGQPLRKRLQTAARFALAASGARRELLGVGWEITRVCNARCPFCDRYSGPKGPDTHTALRVTAQLAESGCTRIHLTGGEPLLRQDLAQVLKRARQLQMQTSVNTNGTLLTERPDVVDTTDVFLVSVDGPEEVHDGFRGKRAFARMMQGLELLAARRKRFVLYVALFKKNMGHLDFFIDLAKRFTTQLVVQPGALHRLGSTEPNPETPELTTYRAALKRLQEPDYRPYVWNSSPGLEVLMQFPEPYRLRCHAGRITCRIEVDGSMFPCSRSLSDPRCLPAPNAFDLGVREAFRRLTSIDCSAGSCWAAHSVEKNLVFSGSPGALWNLATRNYLNQRRARD; via the coding sequence GTGGGGCAGCCCCTTCGCAAACGCCTGCAGACTGCTGCGCGATTCGCCCTGGCGGCCTCTGGGGCTCGCCGAGAATTGCTGGGCGTAGGCTGGGAGATCACGCGCGTCTGCAACGCGCGCTGCCCCTTCTGTGACCGCTACAGCGGCCCGAAGGGCCCCGACACGCATACTGCGTTGCGAGTCACTGCCCAGCTGGCGGAGAGCGGGTGCACCCGGATCCATCTGACCGGCGGCGAACCGCTATTGCGCCAGGACTTGGCGCAAGTATTGAAGCGTGCGCGACAGCTGCAGATGCAGACCAGCGTCAACACCAACGGCACGCTGCTCACGGAGCGTCCGGACGTGGTCGACACGACGGACGTCTTTCTGGTCAGCGTAGACGGCCCGGAGGAGGTCCATGACGGCTTTCGCGGCAAGCGCGCCTTCGCGCGGATGATGCAAGGGCTTGAGTTGCTCGCAGCGCGCCGGAAACGCTTCGTGCTCTACGTCGCGCTGTTCAAGAAGAACATGGGACACCTGGACTTCTTCATCGATCTCGCCAAGCGCTTCACCACGCAGCTTGTGGTGCAGCCCGGAGCGCTGCACCGACTTGGCTCGACGGAGCCAAACCCCGAGACCCCGGAACTGACCACCTACCGTGCAGCGCTCAAGCGCTTGCAGGAGCCGGACTACCGTCCCTACGTGTGGAACTCGTCGCCTGGGCTGGAAGTGCTGATGCAGTTTCCCGAGCCCTACCGGCTGCGCTGCCACGCGGGTCGCATCACTTGCCGCATCGAAGTAGACGGCAGCATGTTTCCCTGTTCGCGCAGCTTGTCGGACCCCCGCTGCCTGCCTGCTCCCAACGCCTTCGACCTGGGTGTGCGAGAAGCGTTTCGACGTTTGACCAGCATCGACTGCAGCGCCGGCAGTTGCTGGGCCGCCCACAGCGTCGAGAAGAACCTCGTGTTCTCCGGCAGCCCAGGCGCCCTTTGGAACCTGGCTACGCGCAACTACCTGAACCAACGGCGGGCGCGGGATTGA
- a CDS encoding oligosaccharide flippase family protein: MSRPLARALTILGPYGVALTLQRVAALVVVPVLTWTLRPAELGAYAVLGTLAYFAFMALVDLGLGMAAFRLAADDGSDPPSLFASVLWIRLAIALSFFSLAWLTREQITRWLIGEAGDPRAVLVAVGTLVLRAATQTMSDYLRFLGRDRAAALFLGTLGVLEATFAFVFVWIMRWGYQGWVAALLAAQLIALPPLAFATRRILKVGNRSAVRLTVALGWPIGVMQALYALRELDRFLVGKLHSLGEAGSYDVAVKLGAPFAAFNTVLILGLEQRALTTREPLQLMQVARAFARAYLATLSVAAFLVAMLSPEILLLFGPDYRGAAPTAAVVLFLPALEGVRRTAGLGMDLRKRTRGWFWVAAANGAVAIALALLLSRRFGGMGAAVGLVLGAAAGCHVAARACVPLGADYCVPVRGAVVLAIAGAVLAVAALGRWPVVWEHLPWRLAAALGFGALCARLFPFGRQTWSRVLTR, encoded by the coding sequence GTGAGCCGCCCCTTGGCGCGTGCGCTGACGATTCTCGGCCCCTATGGCGTGGCGCTGACTCTGCAGCGCGTGGCCGCCCTGGTGGTGGTGCCGGTGCTGACCTGGACGCTGCGACCGGCCGAGCTCGGTGCCTACGCTGTGCTGGGGACCCTGGCGTACTTCGCGTTCATGGCGCTGGTGGATCTCGGGCTGGGGATGGCGGCATTTCGCCTGGCCGCGGACGACGGAAGCGATCCGCCAAGCCTGTTCGCTTCGGTGCTGTGGATTCGCCTCGCGATAGCGCTGTCCTTCTTTTCCCTTGCTTGGCTCACCCGCGAGCAGATCACGCGCTGGTTGATTGGCGAGGCCGGCGACCCGCGCGCAGTGCTCGTTGCTGTCGGCACTCTCGTGTTGCGCGCCGCGACGCAGACGATGAGCGATTACCTGCGCTTCCTTGGCAGAGATCGCGCGGCGGCGCTGTTCTTGGGTACGCTCGGCGTGCTCGAGGCTACGTTCGCGTTCGTCTTCGTCTGGATCATGCGCTGGGGTTATCAAGGATGGGTAGCCGCCCTGCTCGCAGCGCAGTTGATTGCACTACCACCCCTCGCCTTCGCCACGCGGCGCATTCTAAAAGTTGGCAATCGCTCGGCGGTGAGGTTGACCGTCGCGCTGGGATGGCCCATTGGCGTGATGCAGGCGCTGTATGCCTTGCGCGAGTTGGATCGATTCCTGGTAGGGAAGTTGCACTCGCTGGGCGAGGCGGGAAGCTACGACGTTGCCGTCAAGCTTGGCGCTCCCTTCGCCGCCTTCAATACCGTGCTCATCCTAGGGCTCGAGCAACGAGCCCTCACTACACGCGAGCCGCTACAATTGATGCAGGTCGCTCGCGCGTTTGCGCGTGCGTACCTGGCCACGCTCAGCGTCGCAGCGTTCTTGGTGGCGATGCTCAGTCCGGAGATCCTGCTGTTGTTCGGCCCGGACTACCGCGGAGCGGCTCCCACCGCTGCTGTCGTCTTGTTCTTGCCCGCGCTCGAGGGGGTGCGGCGCACCGCTGGGTTGGGCATGGACTTGCGCAAACGGACTCGGGGCTGGTTCTGGGTCGCAGCTGCCAACGGCGCTGTCGCCATCGCCCTCGCGCTGCTGCTATCCCGACGTTTTGGCGGAATGGGCGCGGCCGTGGGACTCGTGCTGGGCGCTGCTGCAGGCTGCCATGTGGCTGCTCGAGCCTGCGTGCCTCTTGGCGCTGACTACTGCGTGCCCGTCCGCGGAGCCGTCGTGCTCGCCATCGCGGGCGCGGTGCTGGCCGTTGCGGCCCTCGGCCGCTGGCCCGTGGTCTGGGAGCATCTGCCCTGGCGCCTGGCGGCCGCACTTGGATTCGGAGCCCTGTGCGCGAGACTGTTTCCGTTCGGAAGGCAAACATGGTCACGGGTACTGACGCGTTGA
- a CDS encoding NAD-dependent epimerase/dehydratase family protein has product MSQARIALVTGASGHIGGWVARTLLDNGFRVRGVDVAEPPRGFFPYTERYEFLRGDVCDREAMRAAAKNVDAIFHLAMKHVQHVSGADAERELSQVAVGGLQSVLDAMRASPKRIRLVYTGTAGAVGETLDPARPRTETDWNEDPITPYAKAKIAAERELWTQSDVDAVALLPGMTVGPEDPGQSASNGRIEQLYRRASVPVWFTGGLNVLDVRDLARAQLNAFERGRSGQRYVIGGDNLTFRELSTTLRRLRGLRGRPWLRVPDRSLIAAVRTYEAVALRTGQKPFVTARQLENRLHSFAYLDSSLAVRELGFSPRTLDQTLRDLLKWSTEVGHIPKSMAP; this is encoded by the coding sequence ATGAGCCAAGCTCGCATCGCCCTGGTGACGGGCGCCTCCGGTCACATTGGTGGCTGGGTCGCACGCACCCTGCTCGACAACGGCTTCCGCGTGCGCGGTGTGGACGTGGCAGAGCCGCCGCGCGGCTTCTTCCCCTATACCGAGCGCTACGAGTTCCTGCGCGGGGACGTATGCGACCGCGAAGCCATGCGCGCCGCCGCGAAGAACGTCGACGCAATCTTCCATCTGGCGATGAAGCACGTGCAGCACGTGTCCGGCGCCGACGCCGAGCGCGAATTGTCCCAGGTCGCCGTCGGTGGGCTGCAGTCGGTGCTCGACGCAATGCGTGCATCGCCCAAGCGTATACGACTGGTCTACACCGGAACGGCGGGCGCCGTGGGTGAGACCCTGGACCCCGCCCGCCCGCGCACCGAGACGGATTGGAACGAAGATCCCATCACACCCTACGCCAAAGCAAAGATCGCGGCGGAGCGTGAACTGTGGACCCAAAGTGACGTGGATGCAGTCGCGTTGTTGCCGGGCATGACCGTGGGTCCCGAGGACCCAGGACAAAGCGCGTCGAACGGGCGAATCGAGCAACTGTATCGACGCGCGTCCGTGCCCGTGTGGTTCACGGGCGGACTGAACGTGCTGGACGTACGGGATTTGGCCCGAGCCCAGCTCAATGCTTTCGAACGCGGGCGATCGGGCCAGCGCTACGTGATTGGCGGGGACAACCTCACCTTTCGCGAGTTGTCGACGACCCTGCGGCGCCTGCGTGGACTCCGGGGCCGACCCTGGCTGCGCGTCCCGGATCGCTCACTGATCGCTGCCGTGCGCACGTACGAAGCCGTGGCACTTCGCACGGGACAGAAACCCTTCGTCACAGCACGCCAACTCGAGAACCGCCTACACAGCTTCGCCTATCTCGATAGCAGCCTGGCGGTGCGGGAGCTCGGATTCTCGCCGCGCACGCTGGACCAGACCTTGCGCGATCTGTTGAAGTGGTCGACCGAGGTGGGTCACATTCCCAAATCAATGGCTCCCTGA
- a CDS encoding lysylphosphatidylglycerol synthase domain-containing protein, whose translation MTTGQDAAQPADRGVARVLATVGVTTALLAFVFWRVPVAEVRNAVLRAEGEGLAMAASLALVLNIFVSAYAFQQSNQAVGVALHFSRALRATVANLTLHNLLPAGSGNFGRAAIVHRHFGVALAPALLAVVLLLWLKLASLLLLTVLGSSLTPIEPSVRLAVIVLALGWLLLGGFARMLLPAIARRSSSRKLTHATDALNALPAGTARRAIPAAFGTLILIAGEVAVFYVVLRALGHDTSLGLVLLRVPLVLLAAKVPLTALGLGSREVASVALLGSLLSAHDAVAASLLMMAVSQLLPAAVGAAFAHWLMRTPTRTAG comes from the coding sequence TTGACGACTGGACAGGACGCGGCGCAGCCCGCCGATCGAGGCGTCGCGCGAGTGTTGGCCACGGTTGGCGTGACCACTGCACTGCTGGCGTTCGTTTTCTGGCGCGTGCCCGTGGCGGAAGTTCGGAACGCGGTTCTGCGCGCCGAAGGCGAGGGGCTGGCGATGGCTGCATCCTTGGCGCTCGTTCTCAACATCTTCGTCTCCGCCTACGCGTTCCAACAGTCCAACCAGGCGGTGGGGGTAGCGCTCCACTTCTCACGAGCGCTACGTGCCACCGTTGCCAATCTGACACTGCACAATCTGTTGCCTGCGGGCAGCGGCAACTTTGGACGCGCAGCGATTGTCCATCGGCACTTCGGCGTGGCACTCGCGCCAGCGCTCCTCGCGGTCGTCCTGCTGCTGTGGCTCAAACTCGCGTCCTTGCTACTGCTCACGGTGCTCGGCAGCTCCCTGACCCCCATCGAGCCGAGCGTGCGGCTCGCGGTGATCGTGCTGGCACTCGGGTGGCTACTTCTCGGTGGGTTCGCACGCATGCTGTTGCCTGCCATCGCTCGTCGGTCGAGCTCACGGAAGCTAACGCACGCCACGGATGCGCTGAATGCTCTGCCGGCTGGGACGGCGCGGCGCGCAATCCCCGCCGCGTTCGGAACGCTCATCCTCATCGCGGGAGAAGTCGCCGTTTTCTACGTCGTGCTGCGCGCGCTTGGTCACGACACGAGTCTTGGCCTCGTGCTGCTGCGGGTACCGTTGGTGCTCCTCGCTGCCAAGGTTCCGCTGACAGCGCTCGGGCTGGGCAGCCGAGAAGTGGCGAGCGTTGCGCTGCTGGGCTCGCTGCTGTCCGCGCACGACGCCGTCGCGGCTTCGCTGCTGATGATGGCCGTCAGCCAGCTGCTCCCCGCCGCAGTGGGGGCCGCGTTCGCGCACTGGCTGATGCGAACGCCCACGCGAACGGCAGGTTGA
- a CDS encoding glycoside hydrolase family 13 protein: MADWLRDAVFYQIFPDRFARCERVPKLASLEAWDAPPGTSGYKGGDLRGVVERLDYLSELGITALYLNPIFTATANHRYHTADYFAVDPMLGGTVAFEGLLTACHDRGMKVVIDGVFNHCGRAFPPFADVAENGAASPYRDWFFVHALPLDPYGAHSPRYASWMNLPALPKFDTGNAEVREFLQRVAEHWVKVGIDGWRLDTPEQIETPGFWQELAARVKAVNADAVLIGEVWDEPSAWLAPQGPFDAVLNYHVGGRILPFVGQESLDRKLTQKLAYPFKGEVNGEQFAAFLEQLYARFPAKVTQSWLSLDACHDTPRRASMLSGDRRRVDLAEMLRFTLPGAPCIYYGEELALEGGMDPGCRAGFPWDSASCETTDWVRRLAALRHGHLALRRGEFRVLAATAKAFAFARTHTDGAVIVALNVGDDTVELPVSPDIQLGTLLLGEGSVAAGRLRLPALRAGVWQASLPP, from the coding sequence ATGGCAGATTGGCTACGCGATGCGGTCTTCTACCAAATCTTTCCGGATCGCTTCGCGCGCTGCGAGCGAGTCCCGAAGCTTGCATCCCTCGAAGCCTGGGATGCACCTCCGGGTACGAGCGGCTACAAGGGAGGGGACCTGCGCGGTGTGGTCGAACGCCTCGACTACCTTTCGGAATTGGGGATCACGGCGCTCTATCTGAACCCAATCTTCACCGCCACGGCGAACCATCGCTACCACACGGCTGACTACTTCGCCGTCGACCCCATGCTGGGAGGCACGGTTGCCTTCGAAGGGCTGCTGACGGCCTGTCACGACCGCGGCATGAAGGTCGTCATTGACGGCGTCTTCAATCACTGCGGCCGTGCCTTTCCGCCCTTCGCCGACGTGGCGGAGAATGGCGCTGCGTCGCCCTATCGCGATTGGTTCTTCGTGCATGCGCTCCCGCTCGATCCCTACGGAGCGCACTCGCCGCGATACGCTTCTTGGATGAATCTGCCGGCGCTGCCGAAGTTCGACACCGGCAACGCCGAGGTTCGCGAGTTCCTGCAGCGCGTGGCGGAGCACTGGGTGAAGGTGGGCATCGACGGCTGGCGGCTCGACACTCCAGAACAGATCGAGACGCCCGGCTTCTGGCAAGAGTTGGCCGCACGCGTGAAAGCGGTGAACGCCGACGCCGTGTTGATCGGCGAAGTCTGGGACGAACCGAGCGCCTGGCTCGCGCCGCAGGGGCCCTTCGACGCGGTGCTCAACTACCACGTGGGGGGGCGCATCCTTCCCTTCGTGGGGCAAGAAAGCCTCGACCGCAAGTTGACGCAGAAGCTGGCATATCCCTTCAAAGGTGAAGTGAACGGTGAGCAGTTCGCCGCGTTCCTGGAGCAGCTCTACGCACGATTCCCTGCGAAGGTCACGCAGTCTTGGCTGAGCCTGGACGCCTGTCACGACACACCGCGCCGCGCCAGCATGCTGTCGGGGGATCGTCGACGAGTCGACTTGGCTGAAATGCTGCGCTTCACTTTGCCTGGGGCGCCATGCATCTACTACGGCGAGGAACTCGCGCTCGAAGGCGGAATGGACCCAGGCTGTCGCGCTGGGTTTCCTTGGGACTCCGCCTCTTGCGAGACAACGGACTGGGTGCGCCGCCTGGCTGCGCTCAGACATGGCCATCTCGCCCTGCGACGGGGCGAGTTCCGTGTACTCGCGGCTACAGCCAAGGCGTTCGCTTTCGCTCGCACGCACACTGATGGTGCGGTCATCGTTGCGCTCAACGTAGGCGACGACACTGTCGAGCTCCCGGTTTCGCCCGACATCCAGCTGGGCACCTTGCTGCTCGGCGAAGGAAGCGTTGCGGCTGGCCGCCTTCGCCTTCCGGCGCTTCGCGCGGGCGTCTGGCAAGCGAGCTTGCCGCCGTGA
- a CDS encoding twin-arginine translocation signal domain-containing protein, with translation MTEKLSRRNALKLASSAAALGAGLGVDLTARDASAASRAALQFKVEIEGTTLATLELDQEAIGLIRKVGAEKLLFRTYGAGLKVRADLGAFRLPAAVQHKVDSHVKEG, from the coding sequence ATGACCGAGAAGCTTTCCCGACGCAATGCCTTGAAGCTCGCTTCTAGCGCGGCCGCGCTTGGAGCCGGCCTTGGCGTGGATCTCACGGCTCGCGATGCCAGCGCGGCTTCCCGAGCGGCGCTCCAGTTCAAGGTGGAGATCGAAGGCACCACGCTGGCGACGCTCGAGCTGGATCAAGAGGCCATCGGCTTGATCCGCAAGGTCGGCGCCGAGAAGCTGCTCTTCCGCACCTATGGGGCGGGGCTCAAGGTGCGCGCGGATCTCGGTGCGTTCCGGCTGCCGGCGGCAGTGCAGCACAAGGTCGACTCCCACGTGAAGGAGGGCTAG
- a CDS encoding serine/threonine-protein kinase, with amino-acid sequence MRSDVAFAISSAPLLALARRRGRRGAWLLGVSCFGLLFGVFWMFWGVIVFLTGVGLVNGVIVFLFGGVGPALGASLLAWAGVKRRHDAEALEQLALLSETRTDVTIRETAQLLAESDSYASRLMDLAAAAGAVQMVQGSGARPAVPIGPDRSALVGFRAARRKRALLLAVASLFVLGFATLWLVVGTAGIATGEWLVGLLLLIPGGLFPLAGSLVLASRALRNWRRAARAGKLAALVTASSVRNLEELASRLGVSVPDAQAIAVEAMQLGIVPHEALTRLLSPAVGGTSPEAGHVTPAHWVGRIIAGSWRVEALLAQGGMGAVYRVTRIPSGEVYALKLMLPEVAATVDGLERFEREALAAGKLGHPGIVRVHEFGRLDERTAYLVMDLLQGETLEARLQRVGSLPWAEALGVALQVGDALEAAHRAGLLHRDLKPANVFLASTQAGERAVLLDFGLAKTMDSREATRRTVSGVVAGTPMYMSPEQARGEVLDVRSDLYGLAVVTYEMIAGVPPFFDKTLAEVYARLLRELAPGLSQMAPGDYPQALEQILARALSPIRDQRPTTVAAFLAELRSVGAAPAAAAG; translated from the coding sequence GTGCGTAGTGACGTGGCGTTCGCCATCAGCTCCGCTCCGTTGCTCGCGCTGGCTCGTCGGCGCGGCCGGCGCGGCGCCTGGCTGCTCGGCGTGTCGTGTTTCGGCTTGCTCTTCGGCGTGTTCTGGATGTTCTGGGGCGTGATCGTGTTTCTGACGGGCGTAGGTCTGGTCAACGGCGTGATCGTCTTCTTGTTTGGTGGTGTTGGCCCGGCGCTGGGTGCCTCACTTTTGGCGTGGGCCGGCGTGAAGCGTCGCCATGACGCGGAAGCCCTCGAGCAACTCGCCCTGCTTTCGGAGACACGGACAGACGTGACGATACGCGAGACGGCACAGCTGTTGGCGGAGTCGGACAGCTACGCTTCCCGGCTGATGGATCTCGCTGCAGCTGCAGGTGCAGTGCAGATGGTACAGGGAAGTGGCGCGCGGCCCGCGGTTCCCATCGGGCCAGACCGAAGCGCGTTGGTCGGATTCAGAGCAGCTCGCCGCAAGCGTGCCTTGCTGCTGGCCGTCGCATCGCTGTTCGTGCTCGGCTTCGCCACCCTGTGGCTGGTCGTCGGCACCGCAGGAATCGCCACCGGTGAGTGGCTGGTAGGTCTGTTGTTGCTGATCCCCGGCGGGCTTTTCCCCCTCGCGGGATCGCTAGTGCTCGCGAGCCGCGCTCTCCGCAACTGGCGACGTGCTGCGCGAGCCGGGAAGCTTGCTGCACTAGTCACGGCCTCGTCGGTGCGAAATCTGGAGGAGCTGGCGTCGAGACTCGGCGTCAGCGTTCCTGACGCCCAGGCGATCGCCGTCGAAGCCATGCAGCTCGGGATCGTGCCGCACGAGGCACTGACGCGGCTGCTCTCGCCCGCGGTCGGTGGGACGTCGCCCGAAGCAGGCCACGTCACTCCAGCGCATTGGGTGGGGCGCATCATTGCCGGGAGCTGGCGCGTGGAAGCGCTCTTGGCTCAGGGCGGCATGGGCGCGGTCTATCGCGTGACGCGAATCCCGTCGGGCGAGGTCTACGCCCTCAAGCTGATGCTGCCCGAAGTCGCGGCCACGGTTGACGGCTTGGAGCGCTTCGAGCGCGAAGCACTTGCCGCAGGCAAGCTCGGTCATCCGGGAATCGTGCGGGTGCACGAGTTCGGCCGCCTCGACGAGCGCACCGCGTACTTGGTGATGGACTTGCTGCAGGGGGAGACCCTAGAAGCGCGTCTGCAGCGCGTGGGCTCCTTGCCCTGGGCAGAGGCGCTCGGTGTGGCTCTGCAAGTGGGGGATGCGCTGGAAGCAGCTCATCGAGCAGGCTTGCTGCATCGCGACTTGAAGCCCGCGAACGTGTTCTTGGCGTCGACGCAGGCAGGGGAACGCGCGGTGTTGCTCGACTTCGGCCTGGCGAAGACCATGGACTCACGCGAGGCGACGCGCCGCACGGTGAGCGGTGTCGTGGCGGGCACACCCATGTACATGTCGCCCGAGCAAGCACGAGGCGAAGTGTTGGACGTGCGTTCGGATCTCTACGGCCTTGCAGTCGTGACCTACGAAATGATCGCGGGTGTGCCTCCGTTCTTCGACAAGACCCTTGCGGAGGTCTACGCTCGGCTCTTGCGCGAGCTCGCGCCGGGCCTGAGTCAAATGGCGCCTGGCGACTATCCCCAGGCTTTGGAGCAAATCCTGGCGCGTGCGCTGTCACCGATTCGGGATCAGCGCCCGACAACGGTCGCCGCGTTCTTGGCGGAACTCCGCTCCGTTGGCGCCGCGCCAGCGGCTGCGGCCGGCTAG
- a CDS encoding phytanoyl-CoA dioxygenase family protein, which yields MLQTRLGAPVTTFGDYAVPEETVSAYHENGFALCPRIAAEQALDEVLAFLRPLLLQPAPQADGMLYDYCAVDGVQRDPEILQLLLPCDYEPRLFDSEVFANAASVARALLGMPVFYRGSHYIEKPGPRQNPTPAHQDEAFWDPSALHTAVAVWFPLQDATRGNGALYFVPGGHREEDVLPHRHLQDDPRIHGLEIVPGHVDESHARLLEVPRGSASVHHCRVVHGAGPNRTPHTRSAFILNFATQPRTLATPRAFPWQVSTSLKAARRGERKIELP from the coding sequence ATGTTGCAGACGCGCCTGGGCGCTCCGGTCACCACTTTCGGCGACTACGCCGTGCCGGAGGAGACGGTGAGCGCCTATCACGAAAACGGATTCGCGCTCTGTCCCCGAATCGCGGCGGAGCAAGCCTTGGACGAAGTCCTTGCGTTCCTGCGGCCGCTCTTGCTGCAGCCCGCTCCCCAGGCCGACGGCATGCTCTACGACTACTGCGCGGTGGATGGCGTGCAGCGAGATCCTGAGATCTTGCAGCTTCTTCTCCCGTGCGACTATGAACCGCGGCTATTCGATAGTGAGGTCTTTGCCAACGCCGCCAGCGTGGCGCGCGCCCTGCTGGGAATGCCTGTGTTCTATCGCGGTTCACACTACATCGAGAAGCCCGGGCCCAGGCAAAACCCCACGCCGGCGCATCAGGACGAAGCCTTCTGGGACCCCAGCGCGTTGCACACCGCTGTAGCGGTTTGGTTCCCGCTGCAGGATGCGACCCGTGGCAACGGTGCGCTGTACTTCGTGCCCGGTGGGCACCGAGAGGAAGACGTCTTGCCTCATCGACATCTCCAAGACGATCCTCGCATCCATGGCTTGGAGATCGTGCCGGGGCATGTGGATGAGTCCCACGCCCGGCTGCTGGAGGTCCCTCGCGGCAGCGCGAGCGTGCACCACTGTCGAGTGGTCCACGGCGCAGGACCGAACCGGACGCCGCACACGCGAAGCGCCTTCATTCTGAATTTCGCGACCCAGCCCCGCACGCTTGCCACCCCGCGAGCCTTTCCCTGGCAAGTGTCCACCAGCCTCAAGGCTGCGCGCCGCGGTGAACGCAAGATCGAGTTGCCTTAG
- a CDS encoding YkgJ family cysteine cluster protein, whose amino-acid sequence MSSPGQRSLDVLPGRGTPFSYSCAGCGRCCHDKRIQVGPYEVARIAQLLSLSTTEVLERYTDEGSALRFVDGACVFLAGQGCSVHDARPLVCRLYPLGRIALPDGSEEIVELRPHSETEGTYGKNGKVGEYFEQQGATPYINAARLYYELLERVVRVLDAHVDEATEGEEADLAPPDLLDIDLALQGAQLESTPPRDPWERMVLHISIVDDWLAANAS is encoded by the coding sequence TTGTCATCGCCCGGGCAGCGCAGCTTGGATGTGCTGCCGGGTCGCGGCACTCCGTTCTCCTATTCGTGTGCGGGCTGCGGTCGCTGTTGTCACGACAAGCGCATTCAGGTCGGCCCCTACGAAGTAGCTCGCATCGCACAACTGCTGTCCCTGTCGACGACGGAAGTGCTCGAGCGCTACACAGACGAGGGCAGCGCTCTGCGCTTCGTCGACGGGGCGTGTGTGTTCCTTGCGGGGCAAGGCTGCAGCGTGCACGACGCACGACCCCTGGTGTGTCGGCTCTACCCTCTCGGGCGCATCGCTCTGCCTGATGGGAGCGAGGAGATCGTCGAGCTCCGACCTCATTCCGAGACTGAGGGTACCTACGGCAAGAACGGCAAGGTGGGGGAGTACTTCGAGCAGCAGGGCGCGACGCCATACATCAACGCGGCGCGGCTCTACTACGAGCTCTTGGAACGGGTGGTTCGAGTCCTGGATGCGCACGTGGATGAAGCCACCGAAGGGGAAGAAGCCGACCTCGCTCCGCCGGATCTGCTCGATATTGATCTGGCCCTGCAAGGTGCCCAACTGGAGTCGACTCCGCCAAGGGATCCCTGGGAGCGGATGGTGTTGCACATCTCGATCGTCGACGATTGGCTGGCTGCGAACGCGAGTTGA
- a CDS encoding aminotransferase class III-fold pyridoxal phosphate-dependent enzyme: MPDWTRIPDYPATARLPRGIAGYMRSGWDEAYPLRIRNGAGARVWDTEGREFVDWVSGKGAVTLGHAHPAITRAVAERMAQGSLLPGVPEDYELAADALASLVPAAERVVFAKNGADAVNIALRLARVHSGRDLILSAGYHGWDDRLLPGASPVAAAGAVVDFGYHLDRARASAAAHSARLAAVLVTPEPAFFQGEFLHECAALAKSHGALFIVDEVRCGMRLSPGGAHQHFGVSVDLAVLSKGLANGVPLSAVVGRAEVLDAAARTFVFGTYYGDALGLAAARATIEVYRQEDVSQSLSQRGARLMRALEGHFLQRQVPAWVLGPESMPTVLFQHEADEAAFYRGAAEGGVLFFQDDAQCPNAALSEDDIAHTDDVCARVVCGFAAAERSTAPPPEVVSRYAKRRMIDVGALE; encoded by the coding sequence ATGCCTGACTGGACGCGCATTCCCGACTACCCCGCCACAGCTCGTTTGCCGAGAGGCATTGCTGGCTACATGCGGTCGGGTTGGGACGAGGCGTACCCACTACGAATCCGCAACGGAGCGGGAGCGCGAGTGTGGGACACGGAAGGTCGCGAGTTCGTCGATTGGGTCAGCGGCAAGGGCGCGGTCACGTTGGGCCACGCGCATCCCGCGATCACACGTGCCGTGGCGGAGCGCATGGCGCAGGGCTCGCTGTTGCCAGGGGTTCCCGAGGACTACGAGCTTGCTGCGGATGCGCTCGCGAGCCTCGTGCCCGCCGCAGAGCGAGTCGTGTTTGCAAAGAACGGCGCGGATGCGGTGAACATCGCGCTTCGCCTCGCGCGAGTGCACAGTGGGCGTGACCTGATCTTGTCCGCGGGCTACCACGGTTGGGATGACCGATTGTTGCCCGGCGCCTCACCTGTTGCGGCTGCCGGCGCGGTGGTGGACTTCGGCTATCACCTGGACCGAGCTCGAGCATCGGCCGCCGCCCATTCCGCGCGGCTGGCTGCGGTGCTCGTCACTCCCGAGCCGGCATTTTTCCAAGGCGAGTTTCTTCACGAGTGTGCCGCATTGGCCAAGTCGCACGGCGCGCTCTTCATCGTCGACGAAGTGCGCTGCGGCATGCGCCTGAGTCCGGGAGGAGCTCATCAGCATTTCGGCGTGAGCGTAGACCTGGCCGTCCTCAGCAAAGGACTGGCCAACGGCGTCCCGCTCTCCGCGGTCGTGGGGCGTGCAGAGGTTTTGGACGCGGCGGCTCGCACCTTCGTGTTCGGGACCTACTACGGAGATGCGCTTGGCTTGGCCGCAGCTCGTGCGACGATCGAAGTCTATCGCCAAGAAGATGTGAGCCAATCCCTGAGCCAGCGGGGCGCGCGCCTGATGCGCGCCCTCGAGGGGCACTTCCTTCAGCGTCAGGTTCCGGCCTGGGTTCTTGGACCAGAGTCCATGCCCACGGTGCTCTTTCAGCATGAAGCAGACGAGGCTGCTTTCTACCGAGGCGCTGCGGAAGGCGGCGTACTGTTCTTCCAGGACGATGCCCAGTGCCCCAACGCTGCGCTGAGCGAGGACGACATTGCGCACACTGATGACGTGTGCGCGCGAGTCGTATGTGGCTTCGCCGCCGCCGAGCGCTCCACCGCACCGCCGCCGGAAGTCGTGTCGCGATATGCCAAGCGGCGCATGATCGACGTCGGCGCCTTGGAGTGA